Proteins co-encoded in one Ponticoccus alexandrii genomic window:
- the secG gene encoding preprotein translocase subunit SecG produces MENVILIIHLLLALGLIGVVLLQRSEGGGLGMGGGGGAMSARSQATALGKVTWILAIAFIVTSITLTIFAARNASGSSILDRLGSGPAAEQSEDADAPALDFELPPPSAEEGNADAPLTPRAD; encoded by the coding sequence ATGGAAAACGTCATCCTGATCATCCACCTTCTCCTTGCCCTCGGCCTGATCGGGGTCGTGCTGCTGCAACGATCCGAGGGCGGCGGCCTTGGCATGGGTGGCGGCGGCGGCGCGATGAGCGCCCGCAGTCAGGCCACGGCGCTCGGCAAGGTCACCTGGATTCTCGCCATCGCCTTCATCGTGACGTCGATCACGCTGACGATCTTCGCGGCGCGCAATGCATCGGGTTCTTCGATCCTCGACCGGCTCGGCTCTGGCCCTGCCGCCGAGCAATCCGAGGACGCAGATGCCCCGGCACTCGACTTCGAGCTTCCCCCGCCCTCCGCGGAGGAGGGCAATGCCGACGCGCCCCTGACACCGCGCGCCGACTGA
- a CDS encoding CTP synthase produces MARFIFITGGVVSSLGKGLASAALGALLQARGYSVRLRKLDPYLNVDPGTMSPFEHGEVFVTDDGAETDLDLGHYERFTGVAARKTDSISSGRIYTNVLEKERRGDYLGKTIQVIPHVTNEIKDFISIGEDEVDFMLCEIGGTVGDIEGLPFFEAIRQFSQDKPRGQCVFMHLTLLPYIKASGELKTKPTQHSVKELRSIGLAPDILVCRSEGPIPVKEREKLALFCNVRPDSVIAAQDLKSIYEAPIAYHREGLDQAVLDAFGIAPAPKPNLDKWEDVADRVFNPEGEVTVAIVGKYTQLEDAYKSIAEALTHGGMANRVKVNIEWVDAELFDREDPAPHLENYDAILVPGGFGERGTEGKIKAAQYAREHKIPYLGICLGMQMAVIEAARNVAGVAKAGSEEFDHEAGEKRFEPVVYHLKEWVQGNEKVNRRPDDAKGGTMRLGAYDAVLAEGSKVAKVYGTTAIDERHRHRYEVDVTYKAKLEEAGLCFSGMSPDGRLPEIVEWPDHPWFIGVQFHPELKSKPFDPHPLFRDFVRAAKEVSRLV; encoded by the coding sequence ATGGCACGCTTTATCTTCATCACCGGCGGTGTGGTTTCTTCGCTCGGCAAGGGCCTCGCCTCTGCCGCGCTCGGGGCGCTGTTGCAGGCGCGTGGCTACTCTGTCCGGCTGCGCAAGCTCGACCCCTATCTGAACGTCGATCCCGGCACCATGTCGCCCTTCGAGCACGGCGAGGTTTTCGTGACCGACGACGGCGCCGAGACCGACCTCGACCTTGGCCATTACGAACGCTTCACCGGTGTCGCGGCGCGCAAGACCGACTCGATTTCCTCGGGGCGCATCTACACCAACGTGCTCGAGAAGGAGCGCCGCGGCGACTACCTTGGCAAGACGATCCAGGTGATCCCGCACGTCACCAATGAGATCAAGGACTTCATCTCGATCGGCGAGGACGAGGTCGACTTCATGCTCTGCGAGATCGGCGGCACCGTCGGCGATATCGAGGGCCTGCCCTTCTTCGAGGCGATCCGCCAGTTCTCGCAGGACAAGCCGCGCGGTCAGTGCGTCTTCATGCATCTGACGCTGCTGCCCTACATCAAGGCCTCCGGCGAGCTGAAGACCAAGCCCACGCAGCACTCCGTCAAGGAGCTGCGCTCCATCGGTCTGGCGCCCGACATCCTCGTCTGCCGCTCGGAAGGACCGATCCCGGTGAAAGAGCGCGAGAAGCTGGCGCTGTTCTGCAACGTGCGCCCCGACAGCGTGATCGCCGCGCAGGACCTGAAGTCGATCTACGAGGCCCCCATCGCCTACCACCGCGAGGGGCTGGACCAGGCGGTGCTGGATGCCTTCGGCATCGCCCCCGCGCCCAAGCCCAACCTCGACAAGTGGGAGGACGTGGCCGACCGCGTCTTCAATCCCGAGGGCGAAGTGACGGTGGCCATCGTCGGCAAGTACACGCAGCTGGAAGACGCCTACAAATCCATCGCCGAGGCCCTGACCCACGGCGGCATGGCCAACCGCGTCAAGGTCAACATCGAGTGGGTCGACGCCGAGCTTTTCGACCGCGAGGACCCGGCCCCGCATCTGGAGAACTACGACGCGATCCTCGTGCCCGGCGGCTTTGGCGAGCGCGGCACCGAGGGCAAGATCAAGGCCGCGCAATACGCGCGCGAGCACAAGATCCCCTACCTCGGCATCTGCCTTGGCATGCAGATGGCGGTGATCGAGGCCGCCCGCAACGTCGCGGGCGTGGCCAAGGCGGGATCGGAGGAGTTCGACCACGAGGCTGGAGAGAAGCGCTTCGAGCCGGTCGTTTATCACCTGAAAGAGTGGGTGCAGGGCAACGAGAAGGTCAACCGCCGCCCCGACGACGCCAAGGGTGGTACCATGCGCCTTGGCGCCTACGACGCGGTGCTGGCCGAGGGATCGAAGGTGGCGAAGGTCTACGGCACCACGGCCATCGACGAGCGCCACCGCCACCGCTACGAGGTGGACGTGACCTACAAGGCCAAGCTGGAAGAGGCGGGCCTGTGCTTCTCCGGCATGTCGCCGGACGGCCGCCTGCCCGAGATCGTGGAATGGCCCGATCACCCGTGGTTCATCGGCGTCCAGTTCCACCCCGAGCTGAAATCGAAACCCTTTGACCCCCACCCGCTTTTCCGCGACTTTGTCCGGGCGGCGAAAGAGGTGTCGCGGTTGGTCTAG
- a CDS encoding YaaC family protein encodes MQEKLAGAIGGLQNYHAQTRRLVVNITGNRDLWYLKKQSDNNKAGGRHTVLLVFAAMHRLSELSRYDPAGLDRHMSGKANWLISEFVEGCLDQFIDQIATEITGCQFWPPKVR; translated from the coding sequence ATCCAAGAAAAGCTCGCTGGCGCAATCGGGGGGCTTCAGAATTATCATGCTCAAACGCGTCGCTTAGTTGTCAACATAACAGGAAATCGAGACCTTTGGTATTTAAAGAAGCAAAGCGACAACAACAAGGCAGGGGGTAGGCACACTGTGCTGCTTGTGTTCGCCGCTATGCATCGTCTGAGCGAATTGTCTCGGTATGATCCAGCCGGTCTGGATCGGCACATGTCTGGGAAAGCAAACTGGTTGATTTCTGAATTTGTCGAAGGCTGCCTTGATCAATTCATAGATCAAATTGCAACTGAGATTACTGGCTGCCAGTTTTGGCCGCCGAAAGTCCGCTAG
- a CDS encoding YaaC family protein yields MWSFGLKGNSSTESLSFWQQARRFADASHNAPVQARPLILYYCFLNAAKALLTCKNFDHGKHHGVSGTRPEDARASLVNEVVNFKSGGILPALCRYFGESATEEQYSLSDLFWNVPFIHRAYRLTYTSKAELFIPLEGACYMRKVNSSEAWFQA; encoded by the coding sequence ATGTGGAGCTTTGGCTTAAAAGGAAATTCCTCAACCGAGAGCCTTTCTTTCTGGCAGCAGGCTCGACGTTTTGCTGATGCCAGCCATAATGCGCCTGTGCAAGCCCGTCCATTAATTCTGTATTATTGTTTTCTGAACGCAGCGAAAGCATTGTTGACATGCAAGAACTTTGATCATGGCAAGCACCATGGCGTTAGCGGAACTCGTCCAGAAGATGCCAGAGCATCCCTCGTAAATGAGGTCGTCAACTTCAAGTCCGGGGGCATTCTGCCAGCATTGTGTCGGTACTTTGGAGAAAGCGCAACGGAAGAACAGTACTCCTTAAGCGATCTGTTTTGGAATGTTCCCTTCATTCATCGAGCGTATCGCTTGACATATACTTCCAAAGCGGAACTTTTCATTCCTTTGGAGGGCGCTTGTTATATGCGTAAGGTGAACTCATCCGAGGCATGGTTTCAAGCTTAG
- a CDS encoding 23S rRNA (adenine(2030)-N(6))-methyltransferase RlmJ, with amino-acid sequence MLSYQHAYHAGNLADVHKHAALAHVCDYLTRKDKPLSYIETHAGRGLYDLRSPEASRTGEAEQGILRAAPWFPDDHPYSRARARIAQTHGPDAYPGSPLIARTLLREMDSLHLAELHPQEHAALRSALRAPNVHVHHQDGFALAQSLCPPTPRRGLMLVDPSWEMKEDYASVPKFLQQIHAKWNVGVLILWYPILSDATHRPMTRALAGAFPEGLMHEVAFPPARKGHRMTGSGLFAVNPPWGLAEALARLSDRFAAL; translated from the coding sequence ATGCTGTCCTATCAACACGCCTATCACGCCGGAAATCTCGCTGACGTGCACAAGCACGCGGCGCTGGCCCATGTCTGCGATTACCTGACCCGCAAGGACAAGCCGCTCAGCTACATAGAGACCCACGCGGGCCGGGGTCTCTACGACCTGCGCAGCCCCGAAGCCAGCCGGACGGGCGAGGCCGAGCAGGGCATCCTGCGCGCCGCCCCGTGGTTCCCCGACGACCATCCCTATTCCCGCGCCCGCGCCCGGATCGCCCAGACCCACGGCCCCGACGCCTACCCCGGCTCGCCGCTCATCGCCCGGACGCTTTTGCGCGAGATGGACAGCCTGCACCTTGCGGAACTGCACCCGCAGGAACACGCCGCCCTGCGCAGCGCGCTGCGGGCGCCGAACGTCCATGTGCACCATCAGGACGGCTTTGCCCTGGCGCAGAGCCTTTGCCCTCCGACGCCGCGCCGGGGCCTGATGCTGGTGGACCCCAGCTGGGAGATGAAAGAGGACTACGCCTCGGTGCCGAAGTTCCTTCAGCAGATCCATGCGAAGTGGAACGTCGGCGTGCTGATCCTGTGGTATCCGATCCTCTCGGACGCCACGCATCGCCCGATGACCCGTGCGCTGGCCGGGGCCTTCCCCGAGGGGCTGATGCACGAGGTCGCCTTCCCCCCCGCGCGCAAGGGCCACCGGATGACCGGCTCTGGCCTCTTCGCGGTGAACCCGCCCTGGGGGCTGGCCGAGGCGCTGGCGCGCCTGTCGGACCGCTTCGCCGCGCTGTGA
- a CDS encoding TerB family tellurite resistance protein, with amino-acid sequence MFEHLKSFFDRGAPAPKPLPEPDAKLALGVLLVRTAWADKAYLFEEIEQIDRILAHDNGLNPVEAAKMRATCERLAHEIHDDMHMAELIRESVDYTHRHETVQSLWAVAHADGITDERESALVELIESTLGIEPQDSEAARAQAVIP; translated from the coding sequence ATGTTCGAGCACCTGAAATCCTTCTTCGACCGCGGGGCTCCGGCGCCGAAGCCGCTGCCGGAACCGGACGCCAAGCTGGCGCTTGGTGTGCTGCTGGTCCGCACCGCTTGGGCAGACAAGGCCTATCTCTTCGAGGAAATCGAGCAGATCGACCGCATCCTCGCCCATGACAACGGGCTGAACCCGGTCGAAGCGGCCAAGATGCGTGCCACCTGCGAACGGCTGGCGCATGAGATCCATGACGACATGCACATGGCCGAGCTGATCCGCGAAAGCGTCGATTACACCCACCGCCATGAAACGGTGCAGTCGCTCTGGGCCGTCGCCCATGCGGACGGCATCACCGACGAGCGCGAATCCGCTCTGGTCGAACTGATCGAATCGACGCTGGGGATAGAGCCGCAGGATTCCGAGGCCGCGCGGGCACAGGCCGTCATCCCCTGA
- a CDS encoding TerB family tellurite resistance protein, which yields MFADFLKRLTAPQPEPLVDADARLALTALLVRVARADEHYDASEQSRIDRIASGRYGLSPFEASKLRREAEALEAEAPDTVRFTRAIKDAVPYEDRIGVIEALWQVVLADGHREAEEDALLRLVSNLLGVSDRDSALARQRVDGGA from the coding sequence ATGTTTGCCGATTTCCTCAAGCGCCTGACCGCGCCGCAGCCCGAACCGCTTGTCGATGCCGACGCGCGGCTGGCCCTGACCGCGCTTCTGGTGCGCGTCGCCCGTGCCGATGAGCATTACGATGCCTCAGAGCAATCGCGCATCGACCGCATCGCCTCGGGCCGCTACGGCCTGTCGCCCTTCGAGGCGTCGAAGCTGCGCCGCGAGGCCGAGGCGCTGGAGGCCGAGGCCCCCGACACCGTCCGCTTCACCCGCGCCATCAAGGACGCCGTGCCCTACGAGGACCGAATCGGCGTGATCGAAGCGCTGTGGCAGGTGGTTCTGGCTGACGGCCATCGCGAGGCTGAAGAGGACGCGCTCTTGCGGCTGGTGTCCAACCTGCTGGGTGTGTCGGACCGCGACTCGGCGCTTGCCCGGCAAAGGGTCGACGGCGGCGCATGA
- a CDS encoding ATP-binding cassette domain-containing protein, whose translation MLPCITTARWDVTSQDPVIEIRDLHKAYGQLEVIKGVSISAPKGHVVSLIGSSGSGKSTLLRCCNLLEDSQQGEILFKGEPVRWKGEGHNRRPADPKQVLRIRTNLSMVFQQFNLWAHMTILQNVMEAPLTVLGRDRAEVEASARGYLDKVGIGDKCDAYPAQLSGGQQQRAAIARGLCMEPEALLFDEPTSALDPELEQEVVKVIKDLAREGRTMMIVTHDMKMASDVSDHVVFLHQGLIEEEGPPDTLFRAPKSERLQGFLRSTVHA comes from the coding sequence ATGCTGCCCTGCATAACGACAGCAAGGTGGGACGTGACCAGCCAAGACCCCGTTATCGAGATCCGCGATCTGCACAAGGCCTACGGGCAGCTCGAAGTCATCAAGGGCGTGTCCATCTCGGCCCCCAAGGGGCATGTGGTCTCTCTGATCGGCTCTTCGGGCTCTGGAAAGTCCACGCTTCTACGCTGTTGCAATCTGCTGGAGGACAGCCAGCAGGGCGAGATCCTCTTCAAGGGCGAGCCGGTGCGCTGGAAGGGCGAGGGCCACAACCGCCGCCCCGCCGATCCGAAACAGGTGCTGCGCATCCGGACGAACCTGTCGATGGTCTTCCAGCAGTTCAACCTGTGGGCCCATATGACCATCCTCCAGAATGTGATGGAGGCGCCTCTGACCGTGCTGGGCCGCGACCGCGCCGAGGTCGAGGCCTCTGCCCGCGGCTATCTCGACAAGGTCGGCATCGGCGACAAATGCGATGCCTATCCGGCGCAGCTTTCGGGCGGCCAGCAGCAGCGCGCCGCGATCGCGCGCGGGCTGTGCATGGAACCCGAGGCGCTTTTGTTCGACGAACCCACCAGCGCACTTGACCCCGAGCTGGAACAGGAGGTCGTCAAGGTCATCAAGGACCTCGCCCGCGAGGGGCGCACCATGATGATCGTCACCCACGACATGAAGATGGCCAGCGATGTCAGCGATCACGTCGTCTTCCTGCATCAGGGCCTGATCGAGGAAGAAGGCCCCCCGGATACACTCTTCAGGGCGCCGAAATCGGAACGGTTGCAGGGGTTCCTGCGTTCGACCGTTCACGCCTGA